The stretch of DNA ACTTCAAATGAAGCCACATCGTTCCAGCATCGATCCAAATGAAGCTATGTGGACTCGTTTATGAGTCGGTCGTCTACGACTGTTTGTACATGTTTACGAGTCATTTAGATGTTTCACTTCAATCTATATCGTTGAATCGATATCATTTTTGCTATATCACAAAGAATATTTATACGTTAATTAAATTGAAATGAATCAGCCTCTCCATATCCACCAACTTTAGGTACAATATGTAGTCCATGGATCAAACTATTTTTCACTTATTTTTCTTAAATCTACTGAGCATCATCAACCTTCTttcttttttccaaaaaaaaggttaggaattttgttattttaataattataacattattattattattggtgATAATGACCTTATctcatcatcattttcattgtcTTCTTCCTTTTCTTCTTAATTAATTTCTTAATAACAACAAAATAATTATGTATTTAtatgaatttatatatatatatatacacacacacacacacaaaaaagcCCACGATCTGGCCCGGGAAGGCCCCTACTTAACGCCTTTATCTCTCGCCACGTGTCATAAGAAATATTCCAGTCGTCGTCGTTTCTCCCCGGGGGAATCTAGATCGCACGGAATCTCCAAAATAATAACAATCGTATACATAAACAAACAAATTATTACACCTTTGATCCGAGGCGATATTGCTCAAGGAGATCAAAACCTGCTTTCTAGTTCTATTATTGTTGGGAACATCGCAATTTTTCTTAGGGTTTGTTTGCTCTGCGGTAAAGTGCAAGTTTCGCTGTTCATTTTCGCTGCTTTTTGTTTCTCCCATCACACAAATTGGTTTTGGTCCGAGTTCCGTTATTTTGATGGTATTAGGCATTTTTCCTTCTTTGGTTTCTTCTTTGTGCTTGAACTGATCTCCGTACCTTCCGTCTGTTGTCTGCTACCAAACTGCGTTATAATTTCCTTTGCCTTGGTGGTTATTTTGATTTACTTGGCTTTGGGTTGTGAGGTTTACTGCAGTATCAGTGGGTGAATTTGAATCAGGGCACAATAAATTTAGTCTAAATTCTGGTGATTGGGGTTTCAGGGTTCTTTCATTATCTCATTCTGGCTACATTGGGTATGAATTAGATTCACACAATGGATTTTTAACTGTTATACTACTTTAATCGGTGAATGAAACATTCAGACCCTGTTTCTCGTTTATTACTGTTGATACTTGTGGCAAATAAATGTTAATTGCTAAACCCGAGCATAAGCATTGGTGATATGTTTTAGTGAGAGTTTGAATTTTCGATATGGCTTAGAGGCCGTGTGTGCTTATTCTTGATTATCTAATTGTTGCAATTCTGATGGTAGCACGCTTTCCTATTTCAATTCGTaccacaagtttttgtctttttatttttaatttcctTAAGGATTTTATTTCTGCATTTGCCTTGTGACAAGTGCTCCAAGTTAAATGTGTTTGCACATTTGTGTCCTCACAGATAATGAATTTTGCTACAGTGCGTAAAAGATTGAAGAGTGATCAACATTCTATTCATCTCCAGAGAAGGTCCCTTGGTAATGTGGTTAAGTAGCTGTATCAAAGAGTGCAAGGGAATTTATTTGATGTCATGTATGTGAAAGAACATGTTGCAGTTTCCAGCAGGTGGTAGGCATATTGTTAATATTGAGACCTAGGACTACAGCGCTAGGCTTATCGTTTACATCATAAGATTCTAGCATTGCCGCATAGTTGagttttttattatttacttGTGAATGGAATGTGACAACGTAGATTTAAAGAAATGGATGACTACAGGGATTCCGAAGTTCTTCTTTCGAGCTGGATTAGCAAAAACTCAGCTGAAATGCCAGAATCTCATCTATTTATCTTATCTTGCCTCTTTGCCGGTTTGATCGGAATATTGACCATCTTTTTTGCGGCTTTTCAATGGAGAAGAAATATTAATATTAGCTGGATGAAAGCCATAGCAAGATCAAAGAAAAACCCAAAAGTCAAGAACAAAGTTCCACTGACTGCTCATACATGGAGTTTGGAATCTGTGGCTCGAGGAAAAAGTTTAAACTGCTGTGCATGCTTTAACTCTGTGCCACCATCTCAGGCTCTTAGCCCTCTAGTGGATTCGGATAACTCCATTCGTTGTTGTAGCACATGTGGTGCAGCTGCTCATTTGAGCTGCATCTCAAATGTACACAAGGACTGCAAATGTGTATCAATGCTTGGTTTTGACCATGTGATGCATCAGTGGGCTGTGCAATGGACCGAGGTGACAGATCAACCTGACGAGTCTTCTTTTTGTAGCTACTGTGAGGAGCCATGCAGTGGTTCTTTTCTTGGGGGATCCCCAATCTGGTGTTGCATGTGGTGTCAACGTCTATTGCATGTTGACTGCCATGGTAGTATGTTCAACAAAACTGGTGATTTTTGTGACCTGGGTCCTTTCAGAAGACTTATCTTATCGCCTCTGTATGTTAAACAATTGAATCACAGTACTTCTGGTGGATTTCTCAGTTCTATTACGCATGGAGCCAATGAAATCGCATCTTCTGTACGTGCAACCATCAGAAGTCAGAGCAAGAAGCAAAAACATAGAAATGAGATCTCTCCTGTTGTAGGTGATAACAATAATATGAATGAGTATTCGTCCACAGAAAGCACTGCTGAGACCAGTCAAAAGGTTAATGGTTCTCATAGTCTCGAAGAAAACTGTAATGGCCGTACAATTGCAGAGGAAGCTGATCAGCAGCAAAAAGAAGAAGCGAAAAGGGCGGATAAGACTCCAAGTTTTAAGAGAAGTTCATCAATTAATCAGAATGATGAATCTCTTCAGTTAGGAATGAGTCAGAAATATGAACTGATTGATTTACCTCCAGATGCCAGGCCCTTGCTAGTTTTTATAAACAAGAAGAGTGGAGCTCAACGAGGAGATATTCTCAGGCAAAGgcttaatattattttaaatcctGTGCAGGTAAGAACTCCTATATTAAATGCTTCTGATAACTGCTGACATAGTCCTGCAAGCAGTAATAGAGGCCGCCTCTGTTTGTTTCTGTGGATACACCGACTAAATGTAAATttgaatcttttttttttttgcaccaAATGTAAGTGAATGTGATTAACAACTATAAAATGTTATTTATctcaattatattttttttgctCTTAACGATAACCAAAATCAAACGTgtattcaatttttttcttttatgatTGGTAACAAGCATCAAATCCTTGTTTAGTGGAGTGTAGGTTTATTCTATGTTTTAAAACACTAAAAATTTGTGGGGTGATAGTTGTGcattttactataaatattgcCAACCATGGATTGTTTTCTGTTTATTCCTTTGGCCACTAATATTAGGTTCATTGACATTTTCTAAAACAGGATTACATAAAAGCTGAAAATTGAGAGAGCTCATTTGTGTCTGTTTTATCTTCGAATGATTATGGGGCATATGTTTGGTGTGTGAGCCTGGAAAAAATTTATATGCTTTATTCATGTGCACAGAGGTGTATGATCAACATAATTTCTGATTAATGTAAACTGT from Primulina eburnea isolate SZY01 chromosome 6, ASM2296580v1, whole genome shotgun sequence encodes:
- the LOC140835031 gene encoding diacylglycerol kinase 1-like isoform X2, giving the protein MYVKEHVAVSSRWDSEVLLSSWISKNSAEMPESHLFILSCLFAGLIGILTIFFAAFQWRRNINISWMKAIARSKKNPKVKNKVPLTAHTWSLESVARGKSLNCCACFNSVPPSQALSPLVDSDNSIRCCSTCGAAAHLSCISNVHKDCKCVSMLGFDHVMHQWAVQWTEVTDQPDESSFCSYCEEPCSGSFLGGSPIWCCMWCQRLLHVDCHGSMFNKTGDFCDLGPFRRLILSPLYVKQLNHSTSGGFLSSITHGANEIASSVRATIRSQSKKQKHRNEISPVVGDNNNMNEYSSTESTAETSQKVNGSHSLEENCNGRTIAEEADQQQKEEAKRADKTPSFKRSSSINQNDESLQLGMSQKYELIDLPPDARPLLVFINKKSGAQRGDILRQRLNIILNPVQVVELSSTQGPEAGLYLFRRVPHFRVLVCGGDGTVGWVLNAIDKQNFVSPPPIAILPAGTGNDLARVLSWGAGLGSVERQGGLFTLLHDIEHAAVTILDRWRVSISNQQGKPLQSPRFMNNYLGVGCDAKVALEIHNLREENPEKFYNQFMNKVLYAREGAKSIMDRTFADFPWQIRVEVDGVEVEVPEDAEGVLVANIGSYMGGVDLWQNEDESYDNFDPQSMHDKVLEVVSISGTWHLGKLQVGLSQARRLAQGQSIKIQLFAGFPVQVDGEPWFQQPCTLTIAHHGQAFMLRRAAEEPLGHAAAIIADVLENAESNHVINASQKRALLQEMALRLS
- the LOC140835031 gene encoding diacylglycerol kinase 1-like isoform X3, with translation MYVKEHVAVSSRDSEVLLSSWISKNSAEMPESHLFILSCLFAGLIGILTIFFAAFQWRRNINISWMKAIARSKKNPKVKNKVPLTAHTWSLESVARGKSLNCCACFNSVPPSQALSPLVDSDNSIRCCSTCGAAAHLSCISNVHKDCKCVSMLGFDHVMHQWAVQWTEVTDQPDESSFCSYCEEPCSGSFLGGSPIWCCMWCQRLLHVDCHGSMFNKTGDFCDLGPFRRLILSPLYVKQLNHSTSGGFLSSITHGANEIASSVRATIRSQSKKQKHRNEISPVVGDNNNMNEYSSTESTAETSQKVNGSHSLEENCNGRTIAEEADQQQKEEAKRADKTPSFKRSSSINQNDESLQLGMSQKYELIDLPPDARPLLVFINKKSGAQRGDILRQRLNIILNPVQVVELSSTQGPEAGLYLFRRVPHFRVLVCGGDGTVGWVLNAIDKQNFVSPPPIAILPAGTGNDLARVLSWGAGLGSVERQGGLFTLLHDIEHAAVTILDRWRVSISNQQGKPLQSPRFMNNYLGVGCDAKVALEIHNLREENPEKFYNQFMNKVLYAREGAKSIMDRTFADFPWQIRVEVDGVEVEVPEDAEGVLVANIGSYMGGVDLWQNEDESYDNFDPQSMHDKVLEVVSISGTWHLGKLQVGLSQARRLAQGQSIKIQLFAGFPVQVDGEPWFQQPCTLTIAHHGQAFMLRRAAEEPLGHAAAIIADVLENAESNHVINASQKRALLQEMALRLS
- the LOC140835031 gene encoding diacylglycerol kinase 1-like isoform X1; translation: MYVKEHVAVSSRFKEMDDYRDSEVLLSSWISKNSAEMPESHLFILSCLFAGLIGILTIFFAAFQWRRNINISWMKAIARSKKNPKVKNKVPLTAHTWSLESVARGKSLNCCACFNSVPPSQALSPLVDSDNSIRCCSTCGAAAHLSCISNVHKDCKCVSMLGFDHVMHQWAVQWTEVTDQPDESSFCSYCEEPCSGSFLGGSPIWCCMWCQRLLHVDCHGSMFNKTGDFCDLGPFRRLILSPLYVKQLNHSTSGGFLSSITHGANEIASSVRATIRSQSKKQKHRNEISPVVGDNNNMNEYSSTESTAETSQKVNGSHSLEENCNGRTIAEEADQQQKEEAKRADKTPSFKRSSSINQNDESLQLGMSQKYELIDLPPDARPLLVFINKKSGAQRGDILRQRLNIILNPVQVVELSSTQGPEAGLYLFRRVPHFRVLVCGGDGTVGWVLNAIDKQNFVSPPPIAILPAGTGNDLARVLSWGAGLGSVERQGGLFTLLHDIEHAAVTILDRWRVSISNQQGKPLQSPRFMNNYLGVGCDAKVALEIHNLREENPEKFYNQFMNKVLYAREGAKSIMDRTFADFPWQIRVEVDGVEVEVPEDAEGVLVANIGSYMGGVDLWQNEDESYDNFDPQSMHDKVLEVVSISGTWHLGKLQVGLSQARRLAQGQSIKIQLFAGFPVQVDGEPWFQQPCTLTIAHHGQAFMLRRAAEEPLGHAAAIIADVLENAESNHVINASQKRALLQEMALRLS